A single window of Deltaproteobacteria bacterium DNA harbors:
- a CDS encoding nucleotidyl transferase AbiEii/AbiGii toxin family protein — translation MNVRTYRTPEAFKMALEQKLRSRSSSGGDFARRRQLLVFDRFLARVVATMGDRVILKGGLVIELRIERARTTKDIDLSVMGDPGEILEQLREAGRLDLGDFMTFEISPDAGHPVIQNEGMRYDGLRYRSETRLAGKIYGQPFGVDVAFGDPIFGEPDVVLTEDVLNFAGVAPPAVRLYPVETQIAEKLHALTMPRDLENSRVKDLPDIALLALVREIDETVLRKALELTFGYRATHTIPTSVPEPPDSWGTIYARMAIEDQLPWASFFDLVSAVGRFMDPILSVKLRRRWDPIRWEWSAN, via the coding sequence ATGAACGTGAGAACTTACAGGACGCCGGAAGCCTTCAAGATGGCGTTGGAGCAGAAGCTTCGGTCGCGATCGTCGAGTGGCGGCGATTTCGCGCGCCGTCGCCAACTCCTCGTCTTTGATCGATTCCTCGCGCGCGTAGTCGCAACGATGGGTGACCGCGTCATTCTCAAGGGCGGACTCGTGATCGAACTCCGGATCGAACGGGCCCGTACCACGAAGGACATCGACCTGAGCGTGATGGGCGATCCGGGCGAGATTCTCGAACAACTCCGGGAAGCCGGACGGCTGGACCTCGGCGACTTCATGACATTCGAAATCTCGCCGGACGCCGGGCATCCCGTCATCCAGAACGAAGGGATGCGCTATGACGGGCTGCGTTACCGAAGCGAAACGCGCCTTGCCGGAAAGATCTACGGCCAACCCTTTGGAGTCGACGTCGCGTTCGGCGACCCGATCTTCGGCGAACCCGACGTCGTCCTGACGGAAGATGTGCTGAATTTTGCGGGCGTCGCCCCGCCCGCCGTGCGTCTTTATCCCGTCGAAACGCAGATCGCCGAAAAACTGCACGCGCTGACCATGCCGAGAGATCTCGAAAATTCGCGCGTGAAGGATCTTCCCGACATCGCTTTGCTCGCTTTGGTGCGGGAGATTGACGAAACCGTTCTGCGCAAAGCGCTGGAATTGACCTTCGGGTATCGCGCCACGCACACGATCCCGACCTCCGTTCCCGAGCCGCCCGATTCGTGGGGCACCATCTACGCGCGCATGGCGATAGAGGACCAACTCCCTTGGGCTTCCTTCTTCGATCTCGTCTCCGCGGTCGGGCGCTTCATGGATCCGATTCTCTCCGTGAAACTGCGGCGGCGATGGGATCCCATCCGCTGGGAGTGGTCCGCGAACTGA
- the lon gene encoding endopeptidase La, protein MQDAMPETIQVPSELPVLALRDVVVFPYMIIPLVVGRDISSAAIDAALAGDRMIAVVTQREIETEDPMPDDLYRVGTAATIMRMVKLSEERIKILVQGVSKIRLDDFTQTRPFLKAHIVPIPETQPEDESIEREATMRTVTEGLQKVASMGKSIPMEVVDLVESISDPGRLADVAASNLNLKIPQAQEILETDDPDERLKLVRRHLERELALLDAQARIENMAREGIHKSQREYYLREQLKAIRKELGDLDDREVELDQLREKLTKMKLPKPVKEEAEKQLKRLGHMHGDSAEAGVIRTYLDWIVDLPWSKRVKDSLELRAAAKILDEDHYGLEKVKDRILEFLAVARLKGTVRGSILCFVGPPGVGKTSLGRSIARAMGRPFVRHSLGGVRDEAEIRGHRRTYVGALPGKIIQGLKQAGANNPVFMLDEIDKLGSDFRGDPSSALLEVLDPEQNNSFTDHYLGVPFDLSRVLFICTANTEDPIPRPLHDRMEIIRIPGYTSLEKTAIAERYLVPRQVDACGLRPKHIEIGTPALTALIENYTREAGVRNLERAIGSVFRKVARQIGEGKAKSVKITPAQVEKLLGPAEYQYEEDEAPGLRVGLATGLAWTSVGGEILHIEAQAVPGKGALTLTGHLGEVMRESAQAAMTYARRRAADFAIRDDFFAKNDIHLHVPAGATPKDGPSAGVAMVTALVSTLSGVPSRAGVAMTGEITLRGRVMPIGGLREKILAAHRAGIRDVIVPKDNQKDLVELPPEVKKTVKIHLVTSVDEALALALERPPKKRATGAGSGRSGAKKSAGKPKPIRPAKRAPGRPTVQ, encoded by the coding sequence ATGCAAGACGCGATGCCCGAAACGATCCAGGTGCCTTCCGAACTTCCCGTGCTCGCCCTGCGCGACGTGGTGGTGTTTCCATACATGATCATCCCGCTGGTCGTCGGGCGCGACATTTCGTCGGCGGCGATCGACGCCGCGCTCGCGGGCGACCGCATGATCGCCGTCGTCACGCAGCGCGAGATCGAGACCGAGGACCCGATGCCTGACGACCTGTATCGAGTCGGCACGGCGGCCACGATCATGCGCATGGTCAAGCTCTCCGAAGAGCGCATCAAGATCCTCGTACAGGGCGTTTCCAAAATCCGGCTCGACGATTTCACGCAGACGCGGCCGTTCCTGAAGGCCCACATCGTGCCCATCCCCGAGACGCAGCCCGAAGACGAAAGCATCGAGCGCGAAGCGACGATGCGCACGGTGACCGAGGGCCTGCAAAAAGTCGCGTCGATGGGCAAGTCGATCCCGATGGAGGTGGTGGACCTCGTCGAGTCGATCAGCGATCCGGGGCGCCTGGCCGACGTGGCCGCGAGCAACCTGAATCTCAAGATTCCGCAGGCGCAGGAGATTCTCGAAACCGATGACCCCGACGAGCGGCTCAAGCTCGTGCGTCGACATCTGGAACGCGAACTGGCGCTGCTCGACGCGCAGGCGCGCATCGAAAACATGGCGCGCGAGGGCATCCACAAGAGCCAGCGCGAGTATTACCTGCGCGAACAGCTCAAGGCGATCCGCAAGGAGCTGGGCGATCTGGACGACCGCGAGGTCGAACTCGACCAGCTTCGCGAAAAGCTCACGAAGATGAAGCTGCCCAAGCCGGTGAAGGAAGAGGCCGAAAAGCAGCTTAAACGCCTCGGCCACATGCACGGCGACTCAGCCGAAGCCGGCGTGATCCGCACCTACCTCGACTGGATCGTCGATCTGCCGTGGAGCAAGCGCGTCAAGGATTCGCTGGAACTGCGCGCGGCGGCGAAGATCCTGGACGAAGACCACTACGGCCTCGAAAAGGTGAAGGACCGCATTCTGGAATTCCTCGCCGTGGCGCGGCTCAAGGGCACGGTGCGCGGCTCGATCCTGTGCTTCGTCGGCCCTCCGGGCGTGGGCAAGACCTCGCTGGGTCGCTCGATCGCGAGGGCGATGGGTCGGCCCTTCGTGCGGCATTCGCTGGGCGGGGTGCGCGACGAGGCCGAGATCCGCGGCCATCGGCGCACATATGTGGGAGCGCTGCCGGGCAAGATCATCCAGGGGCTCAAGCAGGCGGGCGCGAACAACCCGGTCTTCATGCTCGACGAGATCGACAAGCTGGGCTCGGATTTTCGCGGCGACCCGTCGTCGGCGCTGCTCGAAGTGCTGGACCCGGAGCAGAACAACTCCTTCACCGATCACTATCTCGGCGTGCCCTTCGACCTGTCGCGCGTGCTGTTCATCTGCACGGCGAATACCGAGGACCCGATCCCGCGACCGCTGCACGACCGCATGGAAATCATCCGCATCCCGGGGTACACGTCGCTCGAAAAAACCGCCATCGCCGAACGCTACCTCGTGCCGCGCCAGGTCGATGCGTGCGGTCTGAGGCCCAAACACATCGAGATCGGCACGCCGGCGCTGACCGCGCTCATCGAAAACTACACCCGCGAGGCGGGCGTGCGGAATCTCGAGCGCGCCATCGGATCGGTGTTTCGCAAGGTCGCGCGGCAGATCGGCGAGGGCAAGGCGAAGTCGGTGAAGATCACGCCCGCGCAGGTCGAAAAATTACTCGGACCCGCCGAATATCAATACGAGGAAGACGAAGCGCCCGGCCTTCGCGTCGGCCTCGCCACGGGGCTCGCGTGGACGAGCGTCGGCGGCGAGATCCTGCACATCGAGGCGCAAGCCGTGCCCGGCAAAGGCGCGCTCACGCTCACCGGCCACCTGGGAGAGGTGATGCGCGAATCGGCGCAGGCCGCGATGACCTACGCGCGGCGCCGCGCGGCCGACTTCGCGATCCGCGACGACTTCTTCGCGAAGAATGACATCCACCTGCACGTGCCCGCGGGAGCGACGCCCAAGGACGGACCGTCCGCCGGCGTCGCCATGGTCACCGCGCTCGTCTCCACGCTGTCGGGCGTGCCGTCGCGCGCGGGCGTCGCGATGACCGGCGAGATCACGCTGCGCGGGCGCGTCATGCCGATCGGTGGCCTGCGCGAAAAAATCCTCGCGGCGCATCGGGCCGGAATCCGCGACGTGATCGTGCCCAAGGACAATCAGAAGGATCTGGTGGAACTGCCGCCCGAGGTGAAAAAGACCGTGAAAATCCACCTCGTGACGTCCGTGGACGAGGCGCTCGCCCTCGCGCTCGAACGCCCGCCGAAAAAGCGCGCGACGGGAGCGGGCTCGGGCCGTTCCGGTGCGAAGAAATCCGCAGGGAAACCGAAGCCGATCCGCCCCGCGAAACGCGCCCCGGGAAGGCCGACGGTGCAGTGA
- a CDS encoding Hsp20/alpha crystallin family protein, producing the protein MTRSDPSLAMIREELTRLLRLLERIEPRPTDVPTDIWMGETEVLVRFEVPGAAPDSLRLSGHRCFLELSGTRASFAPEGGGRFLIAERPAGHFRKSVELPAPVDMSQVDAHFADGIMTVRAPRVPERRGERRPLNFTVNE; encoded by the coding sequence ATGACCCGATCCGATCCCAGCCTCGCCATGATCCGCGAGGAGCTGACGCGCCTTTTGCGCCTGCTCGAACGCATCGAGCCGCGCCCCACCGACGTGCCCACGGACATCTGGATGGGCGAGACCGAGGTGTTGGTGCGTTTCGAGGTCCCCGGCGCGGCGCCTGACAGCCTGCGGCTGTCGGGGCATCGCTGTTTTCTGGAGCTGTCCGGCACGCGCGCGTCGTTCGCGCCCGAGGGCGGCGGACGATTCCTCATCGCCGAGCGGCCCGCGGGGCATTTCCGGAAATCCGTGGAGCTTCCCGCGCCGGTGGACATGTCGCAGGTGGACGCGCACTTCGCCGACGGCATCATGACCGTGCGCGCCCCCCGTGTGCCGGAGCGCCGCGGCGAGCGTAGGCCGCTGAATTTCACGGTGAATGAATGA
- a CDS encoding transporter substrate-binding domain-containing protein: protein MARRAQKSKSITTIRTGGRLSRFTLFLLVVIALGAGSTELAVADAPSRDRIVRFGVYENQPKVFTNEEGHPSGLFVELFAEIARQEGWKPEYVPCAWSECLLALGEGRIDLMPDVAYSPERDEKFDFHRVPVVESWSRLYANAHHPIVALSEIGGLRVAVMGGSIQQAEFEQMMRGFDIDTIIVPTASLEEAFALARDGKVDLAIANHFFGDYFCREYGLIKTPIVFQMTELYFASAQGRNAELLGVVDRHLETWRNEPNSPYYTELARWMERPPERFLPPYIAWIIGIILGLLTVAGAMIGLLRRQVEKRTRHLWWANEQLRQSEEQYRHLFESMAQGVIYRSVDGDVIAANPAAERILGLSLDEMRTHIPGDPRWQYLREDGTEFPGDEHPAIAALRSKQPVLGTLMGVFHPSENRHRWVLVDAIPDFRPGESAPYRVYTTFTDITEHRNAETALAERAAELNAALVGAISAMSLTVEKRDPYTSGHQIRVAKLARAIAERLGLPKEEVEAIYLAGVIHDIGKISIPAEILVKPGELSSEERLLIRQHPLTGYEILKPIRFPWPIAEMVHQHHERMDGSGYPRGLAGEDILLGARIIAVADVVETMTLRRPYREALGLRAALEEVGERNSHLFDRAVVDACRALLANGAVSFFG, encoded by the coding sequence ATGGCCCGGCGCGCGCAAAAAAGCAAATCGATCACGACGATTCGCACCGGCGGACGGCTTTCCCGATTCACCCTGTTCCTCCTCGTGGTGATCGCGTTGGGCGCGGGCTCGACAGAGCTCGCCGTCGCTGATGCCCCGTCTCGGGATCGAATCGTCCGTTTCGGCGTCTACGAAAACCAACCCAAGGTGTTCACGAACGAGGAAGGCCATCCCTCCGGTCTGTTCGTGGAGCTGTTCGCCGAAATCGCGCGGCAAGAAGGATGGAAGCCGGAGTACGTTCCGTGCGCGTGGTCGGAGTGCCTGCTGGCCCTCGGCGAAGGACGGATCGACCTGATGCCGGACGTCGCGTATTCGCCCGAACGCGACGAAAAATTTGACTTTCACCGCGTGCCGGTCGTCGAAAGTTGGTCCCGGCTGTACGCCAATGCGCATCATCCGATCGTCGCTCTTTCCGAGATCGGTGGACTGCGCGTCGCCGTCATGGGCGGCTCCATCCAGCAGGCCGAGTTCGAGCAGATGATGCGCGGTTTCGACATCGACACCATCATCGTTCCCACCGCGTCGCTCGAGGAGGCGTTTGCGCTCGCGCGCGACGGCAAGGTCGATCTGGCGATCGCCAACCATTTCTTCGGCGATTACTTCTGTCGCGAATACGGTCTCATCAAGACGCCGATCGTCTTTCAGATGACCGAGCTGTATTTCGCGTCGGCACAGGGGCGCAACGCCGAACTGCTCGGTGTCGTCGATCGCCATCTGGAAACATGGCGGAACGAGCCCAATTCGCCGTACTACACGGAGCTGGCCCGCTGGATGGAACGACCGCCCGAACGATTCCTGCCGCCTTACATTGCATGGATCATCGGAATCATCCTCGGTCTGCTCACCGTGGCGGGCGCGATGATCGGGCTGTTGCGCCGGCAGGTCGAAAAACGCACACGCCATTTGTGGTGGGCCAACGAGCAACTCCGGCAGAGCGAAGAACAATATCGTCATTTGTTCGAGTCGATGGCTCAGGGTGTGATCTATCGGTCGGTGGACGGGGACGTCATCGCCGCGAACCCCGCCGCCGAAAGGATCCTCGGCCTTTCGCTGGACGAAATGCGGACTCACATTCCCGGGGATCCCCGTTGGCAATACCTGCGCGAGGATGGAACGGAATTTCCCGGAGACGAGCATCCGGCGATCGCGGCGCTACGCTCGAAACAACCGGTGCTCGGAACCCTCATGGGTGTATTCCATCCCTCCGAAAACCGGCATCGCTGGGTTCTGGTCGATGCGATTCCCGACTTTCGGCCCGGCGAGTCCGCGCCGTATCGCGTCTACACGACATTCACCGACATCACCGAACACCGAAACGCGGAGACCGCACTGGCGGAGCGGGCCGCCGAACTCAACGCCGCGTTGGTCGGCGCCATTTCGGCCATGTCCTTGACCGTCGAAAAGCGCGATCCCTATACCTCCGGCCACCAGATCCGCGTCGCCAAGCTCGCCCGGGCGATCGCCGAGCGTCTGGGCCTTCCCAAGGAGGAGGTGGAGGCCATCTACCTGGCCGGCGTCATACACGACATCGGCAAAATTTCCATTCCGGCCGAGATTCTCGTCAAACCCGGCGAATTGTCCTCCGAGGAGCGGTTGCTGATCCGGCAGCACCCGCTGACGGGGTACGAAATCCTGAAGCCGATCCGATTCCCCTGGCCGATTGCCGAAATGGTCCATCAGCACCACGAGCGAATGGATGGATCGGGCTACCCGCGAGGACTTGCCGGCGAGGACATTCTGCTGGGAGCGCGCATCATCGCGGTGGCGGATGTTGTGGAAACCATGACACTGCGTCGACCGTATCGCGAAGCGCTCGGCCTGCGGGCGGCGCTCGAGGAAGTCGGCGAGCGAAATTCCCATCTGTTCGACCGGGCCGTGGTCGATGCATGCCGCGCTCTCCTGGCGAACGGAGCGGTCAGCTTTTTCGGGTGA